From Prosthecobacter sp., the proteins below share one genomic window:
- a CDS encoding SGNH/GDSL hydrolase family protein, whose amino-acid sequence MRILPLLSILLAAVSLRAESLLPPNARVAVIGDSITEQKIYSKYIEAYLLACTGRSDIKVFQFGWSGERAGGFAARLENDLAVFNPNVATTCYGMNDGSYTAFTPQIGGEYEKNMRAILAGFNKAGVKVVAVGSPGGVDPDFFTRPTIKGEIYNENLAQLRDIAKKLAEENKQPFANVHDTMMSALAKSKAALGKGYGPFGGDGFHPAPAGQLLMAQAFLKALGFDGEIGTITVDMKGECTASSGHAVIAGKGGSVTLESTKWPFVFDADPTSAGSNRSILPFTSFNQDLNRLTLQVKNLGFAKAKVTWGAQSKEFTRDQLEAGINLAAEFTQTPFDAAFASLTNAITLKESFETALVKGLVTHMRVVAAEAAEEAKVAVALAKLKKKLADEHAKMDANVRKQIKPVTHSIKVEEVL is encoded by the coding sequence ATGCGCATTCTTCCGCTTCTTTCCATCCTCCTCGCCGCCGTCAGCCTGCGTGCTGAATCCTTGCTGCCTCCGAACGCCCGAGTCGCCGTGATTGGCGACAGCATCACGGAGCAGAAGATCTATTCCAAATACATCGAGGCCTACCTGCTGGCCTGCACGGGGCGCAGCGACATCAAGGTGTTCCAGTTTGGTTGGAGCGGCGAGCGTGCCGGAGGATTCGCGGCACGGCTTGAGAATGACCTCGCGGTGTTCAATCCGAACGTCGCCACGACCTGCTACGGCATGAACGACGGCAGCTACACCGCCTTCACACCGCAGATCGGCGGCGAGTATGAGAAAAACATGCGCGCCATCCTGGCCGGATTCAATAAGGCCGGCGTGAAAGTGGTGGCGGTGGGTTCGCCTGGGGGAGTCGATCCTGATTTCTTCACGCGGCCGACGATCAAGGGCGAGATCTACAATGAAAACCTCGCGCAGCTTCGCGACATCGCGAAGAAGCTCGCGGAGGAGAACAAACAGCCCTTTGCGAACGTGCATGACACGATGATGAGCGCTCTCGCCAAATCGAAAGCGGCGCTTGGCAAGGGCTACGGTCCCTTCGGCGGCGATGGCTTCCATCCGGCACCAGCGGGTCAACTATTGATGGCGCAGGCGTTCCTGAAGGCGCTCGGTTTCGACGGTGAGATCGGCACGATCACGGTGGACATGAAGGGCGAGTGTACGGCGAGCAGCGGGCATGCCGTCATAGCGGGCAAGGGCGGCAGCGTGACACTGGAGAGCACGAAGTGGCCCTTCGTTTTCGATGCCGATCCGACAAGTGCCGGCAGCAACCGCAGCATCCTGCCCTTCACCAGCTTCAATCAGGACCTGAACCGCCTCACTTTGCAGGTGAAGAATCTCGGTTTCGCCAAGGCGAAGGTCACTTGGGGTGCGCAGAGCAAGGAATTCACGCGTGACCAGCTCGAAGCGGGTATCAATCTCGCCGCCGAGTTCACCCAGACACCGTTTGATGCCGCGTTCGCCAGTTTAACCAACGCCATCACGCTGAAGGAGAGTTTTGAAACGGCCCTGGTCAAGGGTCTGGTCACGCACATGCGCGTGGTGGCTGCAGAAGCTGCCGAGGAAGCCAAGGTGGCCGTCGCGCTGGCGAAACTGAAGAAGAAACTCGCCGACGAGCACGCGAAGATGGATGCCAACGTGCGCAAGCAGATCAAACCCGTCACGCACTCGATCAAGGTCGAGGAAGTGCTCTGA
- a CDS encoding phospholipase D family protein: MPRFLICGLTVLGLASCGTSRPDAAALPTVGFVSQETLSHACRERTVHRSGTSGFEILPDGEESYLARLAMVESAQRTLDVQYFIWRDDVVGTVFADRLLAAADRGVRVRLLLDITGDAQKEVSSAALAAHPNIQVGFFNPMTDLKGIFAGNPIPVIGEIDRIQSRMHNKLMVADNAIVIGGGRNLGDTYFGIHRERNMRDLDFIAIGPVVNDSAKSFDVYWSSPLTRIDDQAKVTDRERKELQKLRDHIARKKRSLARRNGCPFPTSLSRAESLKVLRQMSGRMIWAEYDFVSDPPERMLRQTRVSSPVSRQVENAMRNARSEVVMHAAYFIPQKDTLELLRQISARGVGVQVLTNSLASIDGLPAMAGIANRRSDALDTGIGLYELNARAPSRRDYIRVKRLTPMGMHTKGIVVDDRVSFIGSYNMDPRSKYINTETGVIIQSAALASRLKSYLLEDLQPTHCWHITRTSKGSILWSGQRPDGRSKVHHTDPHAPLSRRVGYWFFRLLPWEDFL, encoded by the coding sequence GTGCCTCGTTTTCTGATTTGCGGACTGACTGTTTTGGGGCTGGCCTCATGCGGCACTTCAAGGCCGGATGCGGCAGCGTTGCCCACCGTCGGATTCGTCAGTCAGGAGACCCTTTCACACGCCTGCCGTGAGCGCACCGTGCATCGCAGCGGCACGTCCGGCTTCGAAATTCTGCCGGACGGCGAGGAATCTTATCTCGCTCGCCTGGCGATGGTGGAGTCGGCGCAGCGGACGCTGGATGTGCAGTACTTCATCTGGCGGGACGATGTCGTCGGCACGGTCTTCGCCGACCGCTTGCTGGCCGCGGCGGATCGCGGCGTGCGTGTCCGCCTGCTGCTGGACATCACCGGCGACGCGCAGAAAGAAGTGAGCAGTGCCGCACTGGCCGCGCATCCGAACATTCAGGTGGGCTTCTTCAATCCGATGACAGATCTGAAGGGCATCTTTGCCGGCAATCCGATCCCGGTGATCGGAGAAATCGACCGCATTCAGAGCCGCATGCACAACAAGCTCATGGTGGCGGACAACGCCATCGTCATCGGTGGCGGACGCAACCTCGGCGACACCTATTTTGGCATCCATCGCGAGCGCAACATGCGCGATCTCGACTTCATCGCCATCGGGCCGGTGGTGAATGACTCGGCAAAGTCGTTCGACGTCTATTGGTCCTCGCCACTCACGCGCATTGACGATCAGGCCAAGGTCACCGACCGCGAACGCAAGGAGCTGCAGAAACTGCGTGATCACATCGCCCGCAAGAAACGCTCTCTCGCCAGAAGAAACGGCTGCCCCTTCCCCACCTCGCTGAGCCGCGCCGAATCCCTCAAAGTCCTGCGCCAGATGAGCGGTCGCATGATCTGGGCGGAATACGATTTTGTGTCCGATCCGCCGGAACGCATGCTGCGGCAGACTCGTGTCTCATCACCCGTGAGCCGCCAGGTGGAGAATGCCATGCGCAATGCCAGATCCGAGGTGGTGATGCATGCCGCCTACTTCATCCCGCAAAAAGACACACTCGAATTGCTGCGGCAGATTTCCGCACGCGGCGTCGGCGTGCAGGTGCTCACCAATTCTCTGGCCTCCATCGACGGGCTCCCGGCCATGGCAGGCATCGCCAACCGGCGCTCGGATGCTCTCGACACTGGCATCGGTCTTTATGAGCTCAACGCCCGTGCGCCATCGCGCAGGGATTACATTCGCGTCAAACGGCTCACGCCCATGGGGATGCACACCAAGGGCATCGTTGTGGACGACCGCGTCTCCTTCATCGGCTCCTACAACATGGATCCGCGCTCAAAGTACATCAACACGGAGACCGGCGTGATCATCCAGAGCGCCGCCCTTGCCTCGCGATTGAAGTCTTATCTCCTCGAAGACCTGCAACCCACCCATTGCTGGCACATCACGCGCACCAGCAAGGGTTCCATCCTCTGGTCAGGCCAACGACCCGACGGACGGAGCAAGGTGCACCACACCGATCCGCACGCGCCGCTGAGCCGCCGTGTGGGTTATTGGTTTTTCCGGCTGCTGCCTTGGGAGGACTTTCTGTAG
- a CDS encoding creatininase family protein, with protein MLLTDLAWPAVAALDKNTPVIFPVAALEQHGRHMPVFTDSMLTNELVRRAEAALGDRVLIAPLMWLGNSHHHMDFPGTLSAEPRLYLDLLNGLMDNFIAHGFKRLVFLNGHGGNDIPGKQAVFETRQKYRERKDLLLLFATYWNLGAEPWTRDPSIKQRVMGHACEWETSMVLRLRPELVGDLTKTSDVPFGNAFEPASRGWIMTDRSEPGHVGDPRSATAEKGEVLFQCFTEEVVKMLERVIAWDGRSWEG; from the coding sequence ATGCTCCTGACCGATCTCGCCTGGCCTGCCGTTGCCGCCCTCGATAAAAACACTCCTGTCATCTTTCCCGTGGCCGCGCTGGAGCAGCACGGGCGGCATATGCCGGTCTTCACCGACAGCATGCTTACGAACGAGCTTGTGCGCCGTGCGGAGGCTGCGCTGGGTGATCGCGTGTTGATCGCGCCGCTGATGTGGCTGGGGAATTCGCATCACCACATGGATTTCCCCGGCACTTTGTCGGCGGAGCCGCGCTTGTATCTCGATCTGCTCAACGGGCTGATGGACAACTTCATCGCCCACGGCTTCAAGCGTCTCGTTTTCCTCAACGGCCACGGCGGCAACGACATTCCCGGCAAGCAGGCCGTCTTCGAGACGCGGCAGAAATACCGCGAGCGTAAAGACCTGCTGCTGCTCTTCGCCACTTACTGGAATCTCGGCGCCGAACCTTGGACGCGCGATCCTTCGATCAAACAACGCGTCATGGGCCATGCCTGCGAATGGGAGACCAGCATGGTCCTGCGTCTGCGCCCCGAACTCGTCGGCGATCTCACAAAAACCAGCGACGTGCCCTTCGGCAATGCTTTCGAGCCAGCTTCACGCGGCTGGATCATGACGGATCGCAGCGAACCCGGCCATGTCGGTGATCCGCGTTCTGCGACGGCGGAAAAGGGGGAGGTGTTGTTTCAATGCTTCACGGAAGAAGTCGTGAAGATGCTGGAACGTGTGATCGCGTGGGATGGAAGGAGCTGGGAAGGATAG
- a CDS encoding MFS transporter: protein MKQRSPLWKWYLCGLLLLATTINYMDRQTLANAAVRVTKEFKLSQEQYGDMELAFGWAFAVGSLVFGFLADRFRVYWLYPIVLSGWSLMGIASAHTDGYWPLLTCRVLLGFFEAGHWPCALKTTFALLDPKDRTMGNSVLQSGASIGAVVTPPMMLWLMTDDIRSWRFAFEVIGGIGLLWVVIWFLSIRKTELDVVIPDDPTKREGMWDILLGRRFWALAILIFGAQTCWHLFRVWLPKFMQEGRGYSETEALTFNSAYYIGTDIGCIAAGVISLWLARRFAISAHGARRWVYAGACVMTSFSVLLLWLPKGWPLMGAILVVGAGALALFPCYYSFVQELSDRHVGRLTGLLSTWVWAVSSPMHKIFGRMVDETKSFDMGMAMAGLAPWLGVIAMKLLWDQSKSSTTSSSPSSA, encoded by the coding sequence ATGAAACAACGCTCCCCCCTCTGGAAATGGTATCTCTGCGGCCTGCTGCTGCTGGCGACGACGATCAATTACATGGACCGGCAGACGCTGGCGAACGCGGCGGTGCGGGTGACGAAGGAGTTCAAATTGTCGCAGGAGCAGTATGGAGACATGGAGCTGGCGTTTGGCTGGGCGTTTGCGGTGGGATCGCTGGTGTTTGGGTTTTTGGCGGACCGGTTTCGCGTTTACTGGCTGTATCCGATTGTTTTGAGCGGATGGTCGTTGATGGGGATCGCCTCGGCTCACACGGATGGCTACTGGCCGCTGCTGACATGCCGTGTGTTGCTGGGATTCTTTGAGGCGGGGCATTGGCCGTGTGCGCTGAAGACGACCTTCGCGCTGCTGGACCCGAAGGATCGAACGATGGGCAACAGCGTGCTGCAAAGCGGCGCGTCCATCGGCGCGGTGGTGACGCCGCCGATGATGCTGTGGCTTATGACGGACGACATCAGGAGCTGGCGTTTCGCGTTTGAGGTGATCGGCGGCATCGGATTGCTCTGGGTGGTGATCTGGTTCCTCTCCATTCGCAAGACGGAACTGGATGTGGTGATCCCCGATGATCCGACGAAGCGTGAAGGCATGTGGGACATCCTGCTGGGTCGTCGCTTCTGGGCGCTGGCGATTTTGATCTTCGGGGCGCAGACGTGCTGGCATTTGTTCCGTGTGTGGCTGCCGAAGTTCATGCAGGAGGGACGCGGTTACTCGGAGACGGAGGCGCTGACGTTCAACTCGGCCTACTACATCGGCACGGACATCGGCTGCATCGCCGCAGGGGTCATCTCGCTGTGGCTGGCGCGGCGTTTTGCCATCTCGGCGCATGGCGCACGCCGCTGGGTCTATGCGGGAGCGTGTGTGATGACGTCGTTCAGCGTGCTGCTGCTGTGGCTGCCGAAGGGCTGGCCGCTGATGGGTGCGATCCTCGTCGTGGGCGCCGGGGCGCTGGCGCTGTTTCCCTGCTACTACAGCTTTGTGCAGGAGCTTTCGGATCGACACGTGGGCCGGCTCACGGGCTTGCTGAGCACCTGGGTGTGGGCGGTGTCCTCGCCGATGCACAAGATTTTCGGACGGATGGTCGATGAGACGAAATCCTTCGACATGGGCATGGCGATGGCCGGCTTGGCCCCGTGGCTCGGCGTGATCGCGATGAAGCTGCTGTGGGATCAGTCCAAATCTTCGACCACTTCTTCATCGCCCTCATCGGCATAA
- a CDS encoding response regulator — MTNSDRIRILIVENEGLVGCDMATSLGKLGYAVVGICASGEEALERFEELRPDLVLLDVHLAGQLDGIDTARELQRRSRVAIVYVTACADLDTVARARQTHPHGYLLKPFNHDELRLAVEVAAQRHLEENERQRREHSYFEAFQSLADGVIAADLSGGVVFMNPSAARATGWNAQEAVGRSLNEVFRVYQSTGEPADILPAEAAAQAGERTVYLTTRSGERLPIQDRTAPLRDAQGQLTGLIILFRSATVQAPAVTIEANRSTAPLVDVVESISDPLFALDARWRVTYANASAVRLFDRQLSDMLGLSLWDIMPSATRELHHEALAHAMLHRETVNRELYLDEKQIWLEMRGYPFGEGLLLLLQDVTARREEAERRNRIDRLESLGLLARGFAHDFNNLLTVLLGNISLAEMRLRNAITLPELHTAKQATLQAQNLVQQLLTFARGGAPIKTHLRLGDLIDTFFTHHTRATRIEYRIEVQPNLPQIAIDGAQVRRLLSNLIRNAEQAQPNGGEIIVRCFAPDHAEMFPGEMVTDTNFQPSGLAIEVEDKGEGIQPDHLAHIFEPYFSTRKADNATGLGLTVCESIAKAHGGSLTVSSEPGRGTTVRFYLPLDSDAEEADAFGISKVFDTPPELTAATPRILVLEDDPLVRSLIVRNLTSNGFEVAESAEGSDTVRQYQESMNQGRAFDLVILDLSIPNGMGGIRAMEKLRALDPEVFAIVSSGYSDDPVMANPASYGFAAVLPKPYEPADMLRLVRNILATRGIRRAS; from the coding sequence ATGACCAATTCTGACCGCATCCGCATCTTGATCGTCGAAAACGAGGGCCTCGTCGGCTGCGACATGGCCACGTCTCTCGGCAAACTCGGCTATGCCGTTGTCGGCATCTGCGCCTCCGGGGAGGAAGCCCTGGAGCGTTTTGAAGAACTCCGTCCAGATCTCGTGCTGCTGGATGTCCACCTCGCCGGTCAGCTCGACGGCATCGACACCGCCCGTGAATTGCAGCGCCGCAGCCGTGTGGCCATCGTTTACGTCACCGCCTGCGCCGATCTCGACACCGTCGCCCGCGCACGGCAGACGCATCCGCATGGCTACCTGCTGAAACCTTTCAATCACGACGAACTTCGCCTCGCTGTCGAAGTCGCCGCCCAGCGCCATCTGGAAGAGAACGAACGCCAGCGTCGTGAACACAGTTACTTCGAAGCCTTCCAAAGCCTCGCCGATGGCGTCATCGCCGCCGATCTGTCCGGCGGGGTCGTATTCATGAATCCCTCCGCCGCCCGTGCCACCGGTTGGAACGCTCAGGAAGCCGTTGGCCGTTCCTTGAACGAAGTCTTTCGTGTCTATCAAAGCACGGGCGAACCCGCCGACATCCTGCCAGCGGAGGCCGCTGCACAAGCTGGTGAGCGCACCGTCTATCTCACCACCCGCTCCGGTGAACGGCTGCCCATCCAAGACCGCACCGCACCGTTGCGTGATGCCCAAGGACAGCTCACCGGTCTCATCATTCTCTTCCGCTCAGCCACCGTGCAGGCACCGGCGGTCACGATTGAGGCAAACCGCAGCACCGCGCCGCTCGTCGATGTCGTCGAAAGCATCTCGGATCCCCTCTTCGCTCTCGATGCCCGCTGGCGAGTGACGTATGCCAATGCCAGCGCCGTACGCCTCTTCGACCGCCAGTTGTCCGACATGCTCGGCCTTTCGTTGTGGGACATCATGCCCTCCGCCACACGTGAGTTGCATCATGAGGCGCTCGCCCATGCCATGCTGCATCGTGAGACGGTGAACCGCGAGCTCTACCTCGACGAAAAGCAGATCTGGCTCGAAATGCGCGGCTATCCCTTCGGCGAGGGTCTGCTCCTGCTCCTGCAGGATGTCACTGCTCGTCGCGAAGAAGCTGAGCGCCGCAACCGCATCGACCGTCTCGAATCTCTCGGCCTGCTCGCCCGTGGATTCGCCCACGACTTCAACAACCTGCTCACCGTCCTGCTCGGCAACATTTCACTCGCCGAGATGCGCCTGCGCAACGCCATCACGCTGCCTGAGCTGCACACGGCCAAGCAGGCCACGCTTCAAGCGCAGAACCTCGTCCAGCAACTCCTCACCTTCGCCCGTGGCGGTGCGCCGATCAAAACGCATCTTCGTCTCGGCGATCTGATTGACACCTTCTTCACGCATCACACCCGGGCCACCCGCATCGAGTATCGCATCGAGGTGCAGCCCAATTTGCCGCAGATCGCCATCGATGGCGCCCAAGTCCGCCGTCTTTTGAGCAACCTCATCCGCAACGCTGAACAAGCCCAGCCCAACGGCGGCGAGATCATTGTGCGCTGCTTCGCTCCCGATCACGCCGAGATGTTCCCCGGTGAAATGGTCACGGACACCAACTTCCAGCCCTCCGGCCTTGCCATCGAAGTCGAAGACAAGGGGGAAGGCATCCAGCCCGACCACCTGGCTCATATTTTCGAGCCTTACTTCAGCACGCGCAAAGCCGACAACGCCACCGGTCTCGGCCTCACCGTGTGCGAATCCATCGCCAAAGCCCACGGTGGCTCGCTCACCGTGAGCTCCGAACCCGGGCGCGGCACCACCGTCCGCTTCTACCTCCCGCTCGATTCCGATGCCGAGGAGGCCGACGCCTTCGGCATCAGCAAAGTTTTCGACACACCGCCGGAACTCACCGCCGCCACGCCACGCATCCTGGTTCTCGAGGACGATCCTCTCGTTCGTTCCCTCATTGTCCGCAATCTCACCAGCAACGGCTTTGAGGTCGCTGAAAGCGCCGAAGGCAGCGACACAGTGCGGCAATATCAGGAAAGCATGAATCAAGGCCGCGCCTTCGATCTCGTCATTCTCGATCTCAGCATCCCCAACGGCATGGGTGGCATACGCGCCATGGAAAAACTCCGCGCCCTCGACCCCGAGGTCTTCGCCATCGTCTCCAGCGGCTACTCGGACGATCCCGTCATGGCCAATCCCGCCTCCTACGGCTTCGCCGCCGTGCTGCCGAAGCCCTACGAGCCCGCCGACATGCTCCGCCTTGTGCGCAACATTCTGGCAACTCGCGGGATCCGTCGTGCGTCATAA
- a CDS encoding SHD1 domain-containing protein — protein sequence MKFSRFLCIATAAMLSAVSLAQTTVPPTRIWTSTDGRKIDAAFVALEGDGVKIRMANGSTFTVPLARLSAEDQAFAKSQAPASPATSTASSPSGSPAASTTWPRTVSLEDKPVVTVIKEDAATKEFIYRSPHYEFQCDSKLGANVVREFGRMFEATYLINSLLPLDFKPQPEPLREFFLARLFTEKSDYMKEGIEGSAGVYSRGKKALMVPLSSLGVKMVGSRVSLENGSDQDNVVLIHEITHQMMNHWLNKLPTWYIEGAAEYVSMLEYNSNGRFSLIGLNRLLQNFAKRRNYEGGGKSYTMIDLEELMTIEGDRWSAALGKGGSANENYGSAGLLTYFFYHLDGKGDAANIIAYLRQVQNAKSKEEKQAAVKTHLLRERTYAQLAEEVKKALRKEGIDISYFPPGKNGPATSTN from the coding sequence ATGAAGTTCTCCCGCTTTTTGTGCATCGCCACCGCCGCAATGCTGTCTGCCGTCTCGCTGGCGCAGACGACCGTCCCCCCCACTCGTATCTGGACCAGCACGGATGGCCGCAAGATCGATGCCGCATTCGTGGCGCTGGAAGGCGACGGAGTGAAGATCCGCATGGCGAATGGCAGCACTTTCACCGTGCCGTTGGCACGGTTGTCCGCCGAAGACCAGGCCTTTGCCAAAAGTCAGGCTCCTGCCTCGCCAGCCACCTCAACGGCTTCTTCGCCCTCCGGTAGCCCGGCCGCCAGCACCACCTGGCCGCGCACGGTCTCTCTGGAGGACAAGCCGGTGGTCACCGTGATCAAGGAAGACGCCGCCACCAAGGAGTTCATCTACCGTTCGCCACATTACGAGTTTCAGTGCGATTCCAAGCTGGGTGCCAATGTGGTACGCGAATTCGGGCGCATGTTTGAAGCCACGTACTTGATCAACAGCCTTCTGCCGCTGGACTTCAAACCCCAGCCCGAGCCGCTGCGCGAGTTCTTCCTGGCACGCCTGTTCACCGAAAAATCGGACTATATGAAGGAAGGCATCGAGGGTTCGGCAGGCGTTTATTCGCGGGGAAAGAAGGCCCTCATGGTGCCCCTCTCCAGCCTGGGGGTGAAGATGGTGGGCAGTCGTGTGTCACTGGAGAACGGCAGCGACCAGGACAACGTGGTGCTGATTCATGAAATCACGCATCAGATGATGAATCACTGGCTGAACAAGCTGCCCACATGGTACATTGAAGGCGCGGCCGAATACGTCAGCATGCTGGAGTACAACAGCAATGGGCGTTTCAGCCTGATCGGCCTGAACCGCCTGCTGCAGAACTTTGCCAAAAGGAGAAACTATGAAGGGGGAGGCAAGAGCTACACCATGATCGACTTGGAGGAACTCATGACCATCGAAGGCGACCGCTGGTCGGCAGCGCTCGGCAAGGGCGGCTCTGCCAACGAAAACTACGGCTCCGCTGGTCTGCTGACTTATTTCTTCTACCACCTTGATGGCAAAGGCGACGCCGCCAACATCATCGCCTACCTCCGCCAGGTGCAGAACGCGAAGAGCAAAGAAGAGAAGCAGGCCGCCGTCAAAACCCACCTCCTGCGCGAACGCACCTATGCCCAGCTTGCCGAAGAGGTGAAAAAAGCCCTGCGCAAAGAGGGAATCGACATCAGCTACTTCCCTCCCGGCAAGAACGGTCCGGCAACGTCCACGAACTGA
- a CDS encoding NADH-quinone oxidoreductase subunit I, giving the protein MATITVQRPKLAWHERWFISTLLKGLRITVGHGIKTFLQIAGKKPKVTMEYPEQKWDEHLPDYYRGAPALVTDEQGRERCVSCQLCEFICPPKAIRITPSEISSDDPWAKVEKRPKEFDIDMIRCIYCGMCEEVCPEQAIFLRKDYAITGLSRQEMVHDKKRLYEIGGQRVGLVNKWNELK; this is encoded by the coding sequence ATGGCCACCATCACCGTCCAACGACCCAAACTTGCCTGGCATGAACGCTGGTTCATTTCCACGCTCCTGAAGGGCCTGAGGATCACGGTGGGGCATGGCATCAAGACCTTCCTCCAGATCGCCGGGAAGAAGCCCAAGGTGACGATGGAATACCCGGAGCAGAAGTGGGACGAGCATTTGCCCGACTACTACCGCGGTGCCCCGGCGCTCGTCACCGATGAGCAGGGTCGTGAACGTTGCGTGAGCTGTCAGCTCTGCGAGTTCATCTGTCCGCCGAAGGCCATCAGGATCACTCCCAGCGAGATTTCGAGCGACGATCCATGGGCGAAGGTCGAGAAGCGGCCCAAGGAGTTCGATATCGACATGATTCGCTGCATTTACTGCGGCATGTGCGAGGAGGTCTGCCCTGAGCAGGCCATTTTCCTGCGCAAAGACTACGCCATCACCGGCCTCTCACGCCAGGAGATGGTTCACGACAAAAAACGCCTCTATGAGATCGGCGGCCAGCGTGTGGGACTGGTGAACAAGTGGAACGAACTCAAGTGA
- a CDS encoding NADH-quinone oxidoreductase subunit J, with protein sequence MPPLLFYLFALITLGFGFMVVTGRNPVTCALSLAASFVGLAALFLSLDAYFIGIIQILVYAGAVMVLFLFIIMLLDIKAEEGKKLNLPAIVSGVLLAVLLTIQIIAVVSGTGFAKKSTANTPLELAEAAGKIGRAALPTITNDLKSGTLPDAKLIGFTLFDQYGFHLQVIGLLLLVGTIGVVVLSKRERSGTP encoded by the coding sequence ATGCCTCCGCTGCTGTTTTATCTGTTCGCACTGATCACCCTGGGCTTCGGCTTCATGGTCGTCACAGGGCGTAATCCGGTCACCTGCGCCCTCTCGCTCGCTGCCAGCTTCGTCGGTCTCGCCGCCCTGTTCCTGAGCCTTGATGCCTACTTCATCGGCATCATTCAAATCCTCGTCTATGCCGGTGCGGTGATGGTCTTGTTCCTCTTCATCATCATGCTGCTCGACATCAAGGCCGAGGAAGGCAAAAAACTGAACCTGCCCGCCATCGTTTCGGGCGTGCTGCTAGCTGTTCTTCTCACCATTCAAATCATTGCCGTTGTCAGCGGAACCGGTTTCGCCAAGAAAAGCACCGCGAATACCCCGCTAGAACTCGCTGAAGCCGCCGGGAAGATCGGCAGAGCGGCGCTGCCCACGATCACCAACGACCTCAAGTCCGGCACGCTGCCCGATGCAAAGCTGATCGGCTTCACGCTCTTTGATCAATACGGCTTCCACCTTCAAGTCATCGGCCTGCTGCTGCTCGTCGGCACGATTGGCGTCGTGGTGCTCAGCAAGCGCGAAAGGAGCGGCACGCCATGA
- the nuoK gene encoding NADH-quinone oxidoreductase subunit NuoK, which produces MITLGHYLVVSGMLFALGLAGVIARRNIIIVYMCLEMMLSAANLALVGFSRFHLVNGLPDYTAQSLVFFTITVAAAEVAVGLAIIVALFRSKQSVDVESVTKLQG; this is translated from the coding sequence ATGATCACGCTCGGTCATTACCTCGTCGTCAGCGGCATGCTGTTCGCGCTTGGTCTCGCCGGTGTCATCGCCCGGCGGAACATCATCATCGTCTATATGTGCCTGGAGATGATGCTCAGCGCCGCGAACCTCGCGTTAGTCGGCTTTTCGCGCTTCCATCTCGTCAACGGCCTGCCGGACTACACCGCGCAGTCGCTCGTTTTCTTCACCATCACCGTGGCCGCCGCTGAGGTGGCCGTGGGTCTCGCCATCATCGTGGCGCTCTTCCGCTCGAAGCAGAGTGTCGATGTCGAGTCTGTCACCAAACTTCAAGGATAA